acctggggccaccaaagcagagcacaggaactccaccacttggccactggaccggccccacCTTTAgctattttaaatcaaagaaagGGAGACAAGGGCAGAACAACTTCCAAGCACATAATGAAGGTGGAAGGAAAGCTCAGTGGCTGCATTGAGTACCATATAGCAAAAACCACAAAAATCTTTATCTAAAATATTCACTTTGGGTTCCAAATTACTCAAGACACTCAGTATTGGGTGTTATTGgagtttaaataaaaaatacttttcagatTACATGGGAAAAAGAAGACAACTGCATAAAGAAGAAAGACCATGGCTGCTTAATACATTTTATTCAGATCCATCGCTATACTTCACTGGAGTAACCATGGGTGGAGCTTTATTTGCAGGAGGAGAAGGTCTTCCAAAAGAAATTCTTGCAGGGCATTTTACCTCGGGGCGTGGACCGTTGAAGGGGCGGGTCTTCCTGCCGTCTGGACACCTCCCTGGCTTCTCCCATGAAGGGCGCTCCGCTGCCCTGGGAGGTCCACTCGTCGTACCACCAAGCAAGGAAAGTCAACAggctgtttttctttatttctgccacttcctgcatatgcttttaaaaagaaccagaggacaaaggaaagaacaatcAACCATCTGGCTCAACCAGCATTAAAGatacataattttttcctttaaaaaaaaagatgcaccAGAATAAATCACATTTCCATttaaaggatgagaaagagaaCACCTTAACGAAACTGCTctaattagagaaaaagaaaagttgagaatTTTCAATCAAGGAAAAAAACTGCTTGTTTTGCCCATAATCTTGGCTGAGATCCTTAATTAGAAGAGGTCAGGAAATCTATCGTTTTCCCCGACAAGGGACTAGCACCTACGAAGACCCGGAGGTGGATCAGGCTAATTTAGCTTGGTTTTCCCATCTCTGGTCCTAACTCCTGGTTGTCCACAAATTGCTCTTCAAGACAGAGCAGATTGAGATATTAGATTCTGGTCTTTCAAACTCCTTAGAAAGCTTTCTGTCTGATGATAAATGGCTTGTCTGAAACTCATCTGGTAATTTCagagaaaaatccatttttaatgGTCAACTTTATGTACTCTTTCTTGGAcctttttcaaaatggaaaatagagaaaaataaatcacctCATGAAGTTACAAATTCTCACAATGGAAAATGTAATGATGTCAATTAATCTGAGCCAGTGAGAACATGTACTGTATATATAAATTAAGATTCTAGAAGTATGTGTGACTAATATGGCAGTGGCGGCTCCATGATTGCACTGCAATAGACTGATATAATCACTTAACATTTCAAAGACTAGCAGATGGAGATGGCCAGCATGAAGAAGCTCTGCTTCGCGTTTCAGAGCTTTCTAACAGACTTCCTAGGTTGGGACAACTGAACGTAAACGAGAACCAATGGACATCACCGTACCACAGGGCAGCCAAGGAGAGCACTACAAAGATCAGCCCCGAGTCCGTTCCGTACACACCCTCGGCTGTGGAGAGGCTGGGGAATCCGCAGGCATAGCCAAATATGCCTAGGAAAGAGTCAGCCAGAGGTGGACTAGCATGTAGCCAAGTCAGAGACTACTCACCCCGCCGTCGTGGCCAGCAAGGCTGCCCTCCAGGGGAAGGGCAGCAGCGGCCCCTgcgaggagcagcagcagcagcagcagcaggcagaGGGGTGGTGGCATTCTGTGGGCCAACTGGCACTTCTCTCCAGCTCTGCGGCTGCGCATCTTTCTCAGCAGCCCTGAAATCAGTTTTGTGGACTTGGGCCTCTTCTTTTGGAGACTAGGGGGTATTTCCAGCTCAACCTGCAGCTGTTTATTGCATATATACATGTCTAAAGCCTGAACCCACTTCCTTACACTCAAGCAGTGACGCACACGCCTGAGCAATCAGTGCCCACAAAAGCGCCTCTGGATTGGGTTTAAC
The genomic region above belongs to Equus caballus isolate H_3958 breed thoroughbred chromosome 2, TB-T2T, whole genome shotgun sequence and contains:
- the CENPS gene encoding cortistatin precursor, which gives rise to MPPPLCLLLLLLLLLAGAAAALPLEGSLAGHDGGHMQEVAEIKKNSLLTFLAWWYDEWTSQGSGAPFMGEAREVSRRQEDPPLQRSTPRGKMPCKNFFWKTFSSCK